AAAATTAAAGGAATGAATAGTAATGGCAGACATCTATTGGATGCCCTAAGCCTCCTCTCCCAGCCTGTAAGCGACAAATATAAGGTAGTTAAAATAAATTGTCAACACATATTTGTAAAAACTTTAGAAAAATAATTGAAAGTCGATAAACTATTGCATCTACAAACCAATCCTAATTTCATCAACAAGCGCAAATTATGAAAAGAAATCAAAGCTATCTGCATAATTTAAAAGATCTTGCGCATGAGCCTGGTGAAGAAAAACTCCAGGAGCCCTTACACGAAAACGCCCTTATTTTTGAAAAGATTTCCGACGATCACATTGAACAACTTATTCAACAAAATCAAAGCATGCAACAAGCTTTAGAAGAAGCAGATGACAAACTAAAAGAAACTCAAGCACAATTAGCTCAAGCTGGAAAATTAGCAACCCTTGGAACCCTTGGCGCTGAAGTCGCCCATGAGCTAAATAATCCGTTAACAGTCGTGAGCGCGGAAGCAGATGAAATTATCGAAGCCCTTGGAAATGGCAGTTTCGATAAAGAGTTCGCGGATATCTCTGCAAAAAACATCAAAAAATGCGCAGAACGGATGCGGGTTATTATCGACCACATCCGAAGGTATTCCAGAGACGATAAAAATTCTGTATGGGAAAAGGTAACTATCAACAGGCCGATAAATGATTCTCTAATTTTGTTAAGATCTCAGCTTGCGGATTCCGGCATTTCAATTGAACTCTCTCTGGATGAAAACTTACCCGAAATGTGGGGACAAATAAATAAATTAGAATCGATTTTTCAGAACTTAATTACAAACGCTGCAGACGCGTTTGATTCCGTTAATGATGGAAGAGACAAAAGGCTGCAGATATCGAGCAGCATGGTAAATACAAACAGGATTTTGGTGAAAATAACTGATAATGCCGGCGGCATGTCAAAGGAAGTCAAATCAAAAATTTTTAAATCATTTTTCACCACAAAAGTTGCAGGGAAAGGAACAGGTTTAGGACTGGCAATTGTACAAAACCTTGTAAAAGAACACCGGGGAATTATTCATGTCGATTCTGTGGATGGAAGAGGCACCGAGTTTGAATTGAACTTCCCGCTTGAAAAAAGACTTAATCACAATGCAAAATAGGTTTGACACCATGGGCAAGCAAAAGAAAATTTTGATCATTGATGACGAAGAAACAATAGTTGACATTTTAAAACGACGCTTTGAGCGCCTGGGCTTTACA
This sequence is a window from candidate division KSB1 bacterium. Protein-coding genes within it:
- a CDS encoding GHKL domain-containing protein, producing the protein MKRNQSYLHNLKDLAHEPGEEKLQEPLHENALIFEKISDDHIEQLIQQNQSMQQALEEADDKLKETQAQLAQAGKLATLGTLGAEVAHELNNPLTVVSAEADEIIEALGNGSFDKEFADISAKNIKKCAERMRVIIDHIRRYSRDDKNSVWEKVTINRPINDSLILLRSQLADSGISIELSLDENLPEMWGQINKLESIFQNLITNAADAFDSVNDGRDKRLQISSSMVNTNRILVKITDNAGGMSKEVKSKIFKSFFTTKVAGKGTGLGLAIVQNLVKEHRGIIHVDSVDGRGTEFELNFPLEKRLNHNAK